The following is a genomic window from Variovorax paradoxus.
GCTGCTCGTGGTGCTGGGCTATGCCTATGTGAGCCGGTTGCTGCGGCCGTTGATCGACATCCGCGAGGGCGCGCAGCGCTTCGGCCGCGGCGAGTTCACGCAGCCCATCCCCGTTCGCCGCAACGACGACCTTGGCGACCTTGCGGAGCGCATCAACACCATGGCCGACGACATCCAGGCCATGCTCGACGCCAAGCGCGGCCTGCTGCTCGCTCTGAGCCACGAACTGCGTTCACCGCTCACGCGCGCCCGGCTCAATGCCGAGCTGCTGCCGGCCACGCCCGAGGGAGCCGCCGAGCGCGAGGCGCTGCTGCGCGACCTGAACGAGATGCGCGACCTGATCAGCGACCTGCTCGAAAGCGAGCGCCTGGCAAGCCCGCACGTGGCATTGCAGCGCGAGCCGGTCGACCTGGCCTTGCTGGTGCGCGACATCGTGGCCGAAATGCCGGGCGCGCAGCACGTGCATCTCGACCTGGCCGAAGGCCTTCCGCCGCATGCCATCGACCGCATGCGCATTCGCCTGATGGTGCGCAACCTGCTGGACAACGCCTTGCGCTACAGCACCGGTGCGCCCCGGCCGCCATGCGTGTCGCTGCGCGCAGCGGTGGACGGCAAGGTGCAAGGCATCGAACTCGAGGTGCGGGACTACGGGCCCGGCGTCGACGAAGCGCAGGTCGAACGCCTGACCGAGCCCTTCTACCGCACCGACGGGGCGCGGGCCCGGGCCACGGGCGGCGTGGGTCTGGGCATGTACCTGTGCCGGCTGATTGCCGAGGCGCATGGCGGCACGTTGACCGTGCGCAATGCGCATCCGGGCCTGCAGATCTTGGTTCGGCTCTAGTTCGCCTGCGGCATTTTCGGGTGTCGCCTGCGCTACCAGGAGGCGCGAAGTGCGGCGCTACGATGCGCCTCCGTGCCAGCGCCCCGTCAATCCAGGAGACACCATGAGCAGCCCACTTACCAACCACCAGGTTCGCCTTGCCAAGCGCCCGGAAGGCGCGGCCACGCGCGAGAACTGGAAGTTCACCACCGAACCCGTCGGTGAGCCGGCCGAAGGCGGGGTGCTGGTCAAGACGCTGTCGCTGTCGCTCGACCCGGCCATGCGCGGCTGGCTCAACGATGCCAAGAGCTACATCGCACCCGTGGCCATCGACGAAGTGATGCGCGCCGGCGGCGTCGGCCGCGTGGTCGCCTCGAAGAACCCGCAGTTCGCGGTGGGAGAGGCGGTCTACGGCACGCTCGGCGTGCAGGAATACATCCTCATTCCCCAGGACCAGATCAAGCGCAACGGCCTCGTGAAGATCGACTTGAATGTCGGCACCATCACCCAGTGGCTCAACGTGCTCGGCATGCCGGGCATGACCGGCTATTTCGGCCTGATGGACGTGGGCCAGCCCAGGCCGGGCGAAACCGTGGTGGTTTCCGGCGCGGCCGGCGCCGTGGGGCAGACCGTGGGCCAGCTGGCCAAGATCAAGGGTTGCCGCGTGGTCGGTATTGCCGGCGGCGCCGCCAAGTGCGACTGGGTGGTGAAGGAGCTCGGTTTCGACGCCTGCATCGACTACAAGGCCGGCGCCGGCGCGGTGCGCGAGGGCCTCAAGACGCATTGCCCGACGGGCGTCGACATCTACTTCGACAACGTGGGCGGAGAAATCCTCGACGCGGTGCTGGCGCGGCTCGCGCGCAAGGCCCGCGTGATCATCTGCGGTGCCATCAGCCAGTACAACAACGCCAACAGCATGCCGGGCGCCGGCCCCAGGAACTACCTGAGCCTCCTGGTGAACCGCGCGCGCATGGAAGGCATTGTGGTGTTCGACTATGCCGACCGGTTCCACATCGCCATCGCCGAGATGGCCGGCTACCTGAAGGACGGCCGCATGAAGAGCAAGGAAGACATCGTGAAGGGGCTCGACACCTTCCCCGAGTCGCTCAACAAGCTGTTTGCCGGGGAGAACTTCGGCAAGCTGGTGCTGCAGGTGGCTGAAGACTGAGAGCGTTCAGGGCTCGCTGGGCCGCATCGGGATGTCGCCCATGGCCTCGTCCTCGCGCAGGCCGCGGGCGGCCTTCAGGGTTTCGATCGACAGGCCGTCGCCGTGGCCGGCAAAGCCCTTGGCAATGCCTTCGAGCACGGTCGACAGGCCGGTCTCGCCGTCTGCGCGGGCATCCATGCTGATGTTGAGCACGCGGGCCGCCATCTGCCGGTAGGTGATGGCGCCCGCACCCTGGAGCGCGGCCACCAGGTCGAGGTACAGCGCCAGGTTCAGGTCGAACACCAGCTTGGGGGTGATCTCGAAGTCTTCGTTATTGTTCTTGTTGTCCATGGGTTGGCTCCTTTTTTCCGGAGCTTCCACTCTAGCCATAAAAACGGCGCCAATCCGTCGGACACGAACGTATTCAGCGCGCGCGCGTGCCCATTACCGCAGCCGAAATGATCAGCCCCGCCGCAAGTGCAATGCTCCAGGTGAGCGGACGCCCGGTCACGGCCAGCAGCAGCGCGGTGGAGCCCAATGGCGTGATGTAGCTCAGGATGCCGATCTGCCGCGCATCCCCGCGCTTGAGCGCCATGTCCCAGACAAAGAATGCCGCGCCGAGCGGGCCCAGGCCGCACAGCGCGACCAGCAGCCAGTCTTTGGCGGAGAGCACGACCGAGGCCTCGAGTAGCGCGTGGCAGGCCAGCGACAGCACGCCCGAGACCAGGCCGAACAGGCCGATGGCCGAGGTGGGGAAGGCCGCCACGCGCTTCGTCCACAGCG
Proteins encoded in this region:
- a CDS encoding HAMP domain-containing sensor histidine kinase produces the protein MRCRRAELHRQWHEQWHEKVQGKRRWRRSLRIRLVMMFVLLALVMAVVFMGGMKKSFSTGWAEAAKPMLVDYADRLVAEIGTPPDIARAQALVARLPITIRIVGPQVNWDSNPGGANSPGGWMHDRDEEPWNDKWFIRPTADGHRVIFGWAPKLWKLAPRAAGWATLCALLLLVVLGYAYVSRLLRPLIDIREGAQRFGRGEFTQPIPVRRNDDLGDLAERINTMADDIQAMLDAKRGLLLALSHELRSPLTRARLNAELLPATPEGAAEREALLRDLNEMRDLISDLLESERLASPHVALQREPVDLALLVRDIVAEMPGAQHVHLDLAEGLPPHAIDRMRIRLMVRNLLDNALRYSTGAPRPPCVSLRAAVDGKVQGIELEVRDYGPGVDEAQVERLTEPFYRTDGARARATGGVGLGMYLCRLIAEAHGGTLTVRNAHPGLQILVRL
- a CDS encoding NADP-dependent oxidoreductase; this translates as MSSPLTNHQVRLAKRPEGAATRENWKFTTEPVGEPAEGGVLVKTLSLSLDPAMRGWLNDAKSYIAPVAIDEVMRAGGVGRVVASKNPQFAVGEAVYGTLGVQEYILIPQDQIKRNGLVKIDLNVGTITQWLNVLGMPGMTGYFGLMDVGQPRPGETVVVSGAAGAVGQTVGQLAKIKGCRVVGIAGGAAKCDWVVKELGFDACIDYKAGAGAVREGLKTHCPTGVDIYFDNVGGEILDAVLARLARKARVIICGAISQYNNANSMPGAGPRNYLSLLVNRARMEGIVVFDYADRFHIAIAEMAGYLKDGRMKSKEDIVKGLDTFPESLNKLFAGENFGKLVLQVAED